A genomic segment from Bradyrhizobium diazoefficiens USDA 110 encodes:
- the rnr gene encoding ribonuclease R, with translation MKRKNDRGFPDRQAIVAFIKANQGNVGTREIAREFGLKNADRVELKRMLRELADDGTIKKKRHKVSEPDTLPSTLVADITGRDSDGELIASPTEWDEVESGEPPKILIVMPRRPKPGTAAGVGDRALLRVERIDETEGPAYRGHIIKVFDKAKSRILGVFRSLPEGGGRLVPVDKKSADRELNIAAADTQGAQDGDLVSVDIVRSRAFGLASGRVKEKLGSVKSEKAISLIAIYAHDIPLQFRPAAEREAEAAEPANLKGREDWRDVPLVTIDPPDAKDHDDAVHAQADDDPNNKGGFIVNVAIADVSFYVRPGTALDRDALDRGNSVYFPDRVVPMLPERISNNLCSLVPGEPRGALAVRMVIGPDGRKRSHTFHRILMRSAAKLNYAQAQAAIDGRPDDTTGPLLDPILRPLYTAYACVKRARDERDPLNLDLPERKILLKSDGTVDRVIVPERLDAHKLIEEFMILANVAAAEMLEKKSLPLIYRVHDEPTLEKVHALAEFLETLDVPFAKSGALRPALFNRVLAQLEGHDHFPLVSEVVLRAQAQAEYSAENYGHFGLNLRRYAHFTSPIRRYADLVVHRALVRALGLGEGALPDTETPETLGEVAAHISVTERRAMKAERETVDRLIAHHLADRIGSSFQGRVSGVTRAGLFVKLSETGADGLIPIRSLGTEYFNYDESRHALVGTRSGAMHQLGDVVDVRLIEAAPIAGALRFELLSSSGETAPQGRRASGRQRRPSFKAHPGRSPAKKHKPAKPKKPGKGKKNKGKGQKGKAW, from the coding sequence GTGAAACGCAAGAATGACCGTGGCTTTCCCGACAGGCAAGCCATCGTCGCCTTCATCAAGGCAAATCAGGGAAACGTCGGCACCCGCGAAATTGCGCGCGAGTTCGGCCTGAAGAACGCCGATCGCGTCGAGCTCAAGCGCATGCTGCGCGAGCTCGCCGACGACGGGACCATCAAGAAGAAGCGCCACAAGGTCTCGGAACCGGACACCCTGCCGTCGACGCTGGTCGCCGACATCACCGGCCGCGACTCCGATGGCGAGCTGATCGCCTCCCCCACCGAATGGGACGAGGTCGAAAGCGGCGAACCGCCAAAAATCCTCATCGTCATGCCGCGCCGGCCGAAGCCCGGCACCGCCGCCGGCGTCGGCGACCGCGCCCTGCTGCGCGTCGAGCGCATCGACGAGACCGAAGGCCCGGCCTATCGCGGCCACATCATCAAGGTCTTCGACAAGGCCAAGAGCCGCATCCTCGGCGTGTTCCGCAGTCTGCCCGAAGGCGGCGGACGGCTCGTTCCCGTCGACAAGAAATCTGCCGACCGCGAGCTGAACATTGCCGCGGCCGACACGCAGGGCGCCCAGGACGGCGACCTCGTCAGCGTCGACATCGTCCGCTCACGCGCCTTTGGCCTCGCCTCAGGCCGCGTGAAGGAGAAGCTCGGCTCGGTCAAGTCGGAGAAGGCGATCAGCCTGATCGCGATCTACGCGCACGACATTCCCCTGCAATTCCGCCCCGCGGCAGAGCGTGAAGCCGAAGCGGCGGAGCCGGCGAACCTGAAGGGGCGCGAGGACTGGCGCGACGTCCCGCTCGTCACCATCGATCCGCCCGATGCGAAAGATCATGACGACGCGGTCCATGCGCAGGCCGACGACGATCCCAACAACAAGGGCGGCTTCATCGTCAACGTCGCCATTGCCGACGTGAGCTTCTACGTGCGGCCGGGCACCGCGCTCGACCGCGATGCGCTCGACCGCGGCAACTCGGTCTATTTCCCCGACCGCGTCGTGCCGATGCTGCCGGAGCGCATCTCCAACAATCTCTGCTCGCTGGTGCCGGGCGAGCCGCGCGGCGCGCTGGCGGTGCGCATGGTGATCGGCCCGGACGGCCGCAAGCGCTCGCATACGTTCCACCGCATCCTGATGCGCTCGGCGGCGAAGCTGAACTACGCACAGGCGCAGGCCGCGATCGACGGCCGGCCTGACGACACCACCGGCCCCCTGCTCGATCCGATCCTGAGGCCGCTCTACACCGCCTATGCCTGCGTCAAGCGCGCAAGAGACGAGCGCGATCCGCTCAATCTCGATCTGCCCGAGCGCAAGATCCTCTTGAAGAGCGATGGCACGGTCGATCGCGTCATCGTTCCCGAGCGTCTCGATGCGCACAAGCTGATCGAGGAGTTCATGATCCTCGCCAACGTCGCTGCCGCGGAAATGCTCGAGAAGAAGTCGCTGCCGCTGATCTACCGCGTGCACGACGAGCCGACGCTGGAGAAGGTCCACGCGCTCGCGGAGTTTCTGGAGACGCTCGACGTTCCCTTCGCCAAATCAGGCGCGCTGCGCCCGGCCCTGTTCAACCGCGTGCTGGCCCAGCTCGAGGGCCACGACCACTTCCCGCTGGTGAGCGAAGTCGTGCTCCGCGCCCAGGCGCAGGCCGAATATTCCGCTGAGAATTACGGTCATTTCGGCCTGAACCTGCGCCGCTACGCGCATTTCACCTCGCCGATCCGCCGCTATGCCGACCTCGTCGTGCACCGCGCGCTGGTCCGCGCGCTCGGCCTTGGCGAAGGTGCGCTGCCCGACACCGAGACACCGGAAACGCTCGGCGAGGTCGCAGCCCACATCTCGGTGACCGAGCGGCGCGCGATGAAGGCGGAGCGCGAGACCGTGGACCGGCTGATCGCGCACCATCTCGCCGACCGCATCGGCTCCAGCTTCCAGGGCCGCGTTTCCGGCGTCACGCGCGCCGGCCTGTTCGTCAAGCTGAGCGAGACCGGCGCCGACGGCCTGATCCCGATCCGATCCCTTGGCACGGAATATTTCAACTATGACGAGAGCCGCCATGCCCTCGTCGGCACGCGCAGCGGCGCCATGCATCAGCTGGGTGACGTGGTCGACGTCCGTCTGATAGAAGCAGCTCCGATCGCGGGCGCGCTGCGCTTCGAGCTGCTGTCGTCAAGCGGCGAGACCGCGCCGCAGGGCCGCAGGGCATCCGGTCGGCAACGCCGCCCCTCGTTCAAGGCGCATCCCGGACGCAGTCCGGCGAAGAAGCACAAGCCGGCGAAGCCGAAGAAGCCCGGCAAGGGCAAGAAGAACAAGGGCAAAGGCCAGAAGGGCAAGGCATGGTGA
- a CDS encoding DUF983 domain-containing protein codes for MVTMSTAPKIWTRETGLVEKRDVWTAMKRGFRGRCPRCGEGKLFRAFLKTADHCSACGLDFTPHRADDLPAYLVIVIVGHIVVPGILWIETNYTTPVWLSFAAYLPFTFFASLALLQPVKGAVVGLQWALRMHGFDDNPPDGIPPV; via the coding sequence ATGGTGACGATGAGCACGGCCCCGAAAATCTGGACGCGCGAGACCGGCCTCGTCGAGAAGCGCGATGTCTGGACGGCAATGAAGCGCGGCTTTCGCGGCCGCTGCCCGCGTTGCGGCGAAGGAAAACTGTTCCGCGCCTTCCTGAAGACCGCTGATCATTGCTCGGCGTGCGGCCTCGACTTCACGCCGCATCGCGCCGACGATTTGCCCGCCTATCTCGTCATCGTCATCGTCGGCCACATCGTGGTGCCCGGCATCCTCTGGATCGAGACCAACTACACGACGCCGGTCTGGCTCAGCTTCGCGGCCTACCTGCCCTTCACGTTCTTCGCCTCGCTCGCGCTGCTCCAGCCGGTCAAGGGCGCCGTGGTCGGATTGCAATGGGCTCTGCGCATGCACGGCTTTGACGACAACCCTCCGGATGGTATTCCGCCGGTGTAA
- a CDS encoding NUDIX hydrolase yields MTDTLQAAEKAKIHEGKEADHHPYFRPKDAATLILVDRSGAVPKVLVGKRHDKVVFMPGKFVFPGGRVDKADYRVPCAAPITSELEANLAKGSPKTPASRAKSLAIAAIREACEETGLCLGRKAEGKAPKLDSAWKPFADAGLLPDPSGLFLIARAITPPGRVKRFDTRFFTADASAITHRVEGVIHADAELVELVWVELGSKPLADLHPMTRNVLNELDTRLATGPLRHDAPVPFFHFYGGKMQKDILS; encoded by the coding sequence ATGACGGACACGTTGCAGGCAGCCGAGAAGGCAAAGATCCACGAGGGCAAGGAAGCCGACCATCATCCCTATTTCCGCCCGAAGGATGCGGCGACACTGATCCTGGTCGATCGCAGCGGCGCCGTTCCGAAAGTCCTGGTCGGCAAGCGCCACGACAAGGTGGTGTTCATGCCCGGCAAGTTCGTCTTCCCCGGCGGCCGCGTCGACAAGGCCGACTACCGTGTGCCGTGTGCGGCCCCCATCACCTCCGAGCTGGAAGCCAACCTCGCCAAGGGCAGCCCGAAGACGCCGGCCTCACGCGCAAAATCGCTGGCGATCGCCGCGATCCGCGAGGCCTGCGAGGAGACCGGCCTCTGCCTCGGGCGCAAGGCCGAGGGGAAAGCGCCCAAGCTCGACAGCGCCTGGAAGCCGTTTGCGGATGCGGGCCTGCTGCCCGACCCCTCAGGCCTGTTCCTGATCGCGCGCGCCATCACCCCGCCCGGTCGCGTCAAGCGGTTCGACACGCGCTTCTTCACCGCGGATGCCTCCGCGATCACCCATCGCGTCGAGGGCGTGATCCATGCGGATGCGGAGCTGGTCGAGCTGGTCTGGGTCGAACTCGGCTCGAAGCCGCTCGCCGATCTGCATCCGATGACGCGCAACGTGCTCAACGAGCTCGACACGCGCCTTGCCACCGGCCCGCTCCGCCACGACGCGCCGGTGCCGTTCTTCCATTTCTACGGCGGCAAGATGCAGAAGGATATTTTGAGCTGA
- a CDS encoding LLM class flavin-dependent oxidoreductase yields MAQRQLKLGAFMRPISIHTGAWRYPGAWPDANFNFGHIKTLIRKLEAGKFDAFFMADHLAVLNMPINALKRSHTVTSFEPFTLLSALSAVTERIGLIATGSTTFDEPYHVARRFASLDHLSGGRAGWNIVTTSNPDAALNFGLEDHMEHAERYKRAREFYDVVTGLWDSFADDAFVRDVESGLFFEPSKMHTLDHNGKYLKVRGPLNIARPVQGWPVIVQAGASEDGRQLAAETAEAVFTGGGSLADGQKLYADIKGRMAKVGRDPEHLKILPGAFVVVGDSVDEAKEKRALLDSRVHYDSAIASLSVILGTDASGFDPDGPLPEIPETNASKSGRQRMVDLAAREKLTVRQLAQRVGGYGGLAFVGTPKTIADQMEEWLVGRGSDGFNIMFPFLPAGLDDFVDKVVPELQRRGIFRKEYEGATLRENLGLPRPKNRFFEA; encoded by the coding sequence ATGGCACAACGGCAACTCAAGCTTGGCGCGTTCATGCGCCCGATCAGCATCCACACCGGCGCCTGGCGCTATCCGGGGGCCTGGCCGGACGCCAATTTCAATTTCGGCCACATCAAGACGCTGATCAGGAAGCTCGAGGCCGGCAAGTTCGACGCCTTCTTCATGGCCGATCACCTCGCCGTGCTGAACATGCCGATCAACGCGCTCAAGCGCAGCCACACCGTGACGTCGTTCGAGCCGTTCACGCTGCTGTCGGCGCTCTCGGCCGTCACCGAGCGGATCGGCCTGATCGCGACCGGCTCGACCACCTTTGACGAGCCCTATCACGTCGCGCGCCGCTTCGCCTCGCTCGACCATCTCAGCGGCGGCCGCGCGGGCTGGAACATCGTCACCACCTCGAACCCGGACGCCGCGCTGAATTTCGGGCTCGAAGATCACATGGAGCACGCCGAGCGCTACAAGCGCGCCCGCGAGTTCTACGACGTCGTCACCGGCCTGTGGGATTCCTTCGCCGACGATGCCTTCGTGCGCGATGTCGAGAGCGGGCTGTTCTTCGAGCCCTCGAAGATGCACACGCTCGACCACAACGGCAAATACCTGAAGGTGCGCGGCCCCCTCAACATCGCCCGCCCGGTGCAGGGCTGGCCGGTGATCGTGCAGGCCGGTGCCTCCGAAGACGGCAGGCAGCTTGCGGCCGAGACGGCGGAGGCCGTGTTCACCGGCGGCGGCAGCCTCGCCGACGGGCAAAAGCTCTACGCCGATATCAAGGGCCGCATGGCGAAGGTCGGCCGCGACCCTGAACATCTCAAGATCCTGCCCGGCGCCTTCGTCGTGGTCGGCGACAGCGTCGATGAAGCCAAGGAGAAGCGCGCGCTGCTCGACAGCCGCGTGCATTACGACAGCGCCATCGCCTCGCTCTCCGTCATCCTCGGCACCGATGCGTCGGGCTTCGACCCGGACGGGCCTCTGCCGGAGATCCCCGAGACCAACGCCAGCAAGAGCGGCAGGCAGCGCATGGTGGACCTCGCCGCCCGCGAAAAGCTCACCGTCCGCCAGCTCGCCCAGCGCGTCGGCGGCTATGGCGGGCTGGCCTTTGTCGGAACGCCTAAGACCATCGCCGACCAGATGGAGGAATGGCTGGTCGGGCGCGGCTCCGACGGCTTCAACATCATGTTCCCGTTCCTGCCCGCCGGCCTCGACGATTTCGTCGACAAGGTGGTCCCGGAGCTCCAGCGGCGCGGGATTTTCCGCAAAGAGTATGAAGGGGCCACTTTGAGGGAGAATCTGGGCCTGCCGCGGCCGAAAAACCGTTTCTTCGAGGCGTAA
- the rpmG gene encoding 50S ribosomal protein L33, translating to MAKAVTIKVKLVSSADTGFYYVAKKNSRTMTDKLVKKKYDPVARKHVEFREAKIK from the coding sequence ATGGCCAAAGCGGTCACCATCAAGGTCAAGCTCGTGTCCTCGGCCGACACCGGCTTCTACTACGTCGCCAAGAAGAATTCGCGCACCATGACCGACAAGCTGGTCAAGAAGAAGTACGACCCGGTCGCGCGCAAGCACGTCGAATTCCGCGAAGCCAAGATCAAGTAA
- a CDS encoding ATP-binding protein yields the protein MTTHGKEVLSFGPFRLTASERLLTKDGVPVDLGARAYEILTALVSTPNEVISKKDLLSLVWPNVTVEEGSLRGQMASLRKMLGDGKDGARYITTVAGRGYCFVAPVSRSLGEPEAASAAAESFRNANLPVRPAGLIDREDDLQRVAAQLEVARFVTVVGLGGVGKTTLATALGHHLIEAFGGAVLFVDLSMLSDSRLVTSTVASMLGLSVRSDDATPNLIAYLRDKRVLLILDTCEHLIESVATFASCVFRETPQVHILATSREALQVDGEQIYRLEPLACPPDDAMPTAAIARSFPATQLFVERAAASGARLDLDDADAPIVVGICRKLDGVALAIELAARRVEAYGLRDTAALLDQRLTLLWLGSRTAPPRHKTLQATLDWSYRLLSSVERLVLRRLAVFVGHFTLDAMLAVVTSVNVDQTAVLGAIDSLIAKSMVTTRPIGAMMRYRLLDTTRTYILGTEITDPEVADLAVRHANYFRRWSEQAGREWAALSSGAEREAHLADLNNVRAALEWCFGEGGDPEIGIKLAAAAAPVLLAMSLLSECYRWSQHAIVALEGRTRGEPEEMQLQANLGVASMHMNGPSDAARAALDRSLAIAEAGGNVLSQVGILGTLSMFCTRDGEFKTALDHARRARTVAGAAEDPHAMALAQSAVGRALHFIGEHGSARSELEAALQHWSHAQRAYLGFDDRILVGLGLARGLWVQGHPTKAAVRARETIKDAESSTNPASLAVALAWAPDVFVWNGDLASAEAHADRLVAHARSHSLGPYLHVGYGYKGILAIRRGDARGGVDTLRGCLKHCHAMHYEVRNTEFNILLAQGLLAIEQVGEAIRLVDDTISRAEENGDLFFMPEALRVRGCAVLAMPTRVDDAERWFKQSLELSRRQGAPAWELRTAIDLAALLAGRGQPDDACGLLRPVFEQFTEGLETADLAAAGRLLASLVGRTNS from the coding sequence ATGACGACGCACGGCAAGGAAGTCCTGTCGTTCGGGCCGTTTCGCCTGACTGCAAGCGAACGGTTGCTCACCAAAGACGGAGTTCCCGTCGACTTGGGCGCACGCGCCTACGAAATTTTGACCGCTCTTGTCTCCACGCCGAATGAAGTCATCAGCAAGAAAGACCTTCTGTCGCTGGTCTGGCCCAACGTCACGGTCGAAGAGGGCAGCCTGCGCGGTCAAATGGCCAGCCTGCGCAAGATGCTCGGCGACGGAAAAGACGGCGCGCGATACATAACGACCGTGGCCGGTCGAGGCTACTGCTTCGTAGCGCCAGTCTCACGGTCGCTCGGGGAGCCCGAGGCGGCATCAGCTGCCGCTGAGAGCTTTCGAAACGCCAACCTGCCTGTCCGTCCCGCAGGATTGATCGACCGGGAAGATGATCTGCAAAGGGTCGCCGCCCAACTGGAAGTGGCGCGCTTCGTCACGGTGGTCGGCCTCGGAGGCGTCGGCAAGACCACGCTCGCGACCGCGCTCGGGCACCACCTGATTGAGGCATTCGGGGGCGCGGTGCTGTTTGTCGATCTGAGCATGTTGAGCGATTCACGGCTGGTGACGAGTACCGTCGCATCCATGCTGGGACTATCGGTGCGATCGGACGACGCTACGCCGAACCTGATCGCCTATCTTCGGGACAAGCGGGTCCTGTTGATCCTCGACACCTGCGAACATCTGATCGAGTCGGTAGCGACCTTCGCGTCGTGCGTCTTCAGAGAGACCCCGCAAGTCCACATACTCGCGACCAGCAGAGAAGCGCTACAGGTTGATGGGGAGCAGATCTATCGACTGGAGCCGTTGGCATGCCCGCCAGACGACGCGATGCCAACGGCGGCAATTGCGCGATCGTTCCCAGCTACGCAGCTGTTCGTCGAACGCGCAGCGGCGAGCGGCGCCCGGTTGGATCTCGACGATGCAGACGCGCCAATCGTGGTCGGTATCTGCCGGAAGCTGGACGGCGTGGCATTGGCCATAGAGCTGGCAGCAAGGCGCGTCGAGGCCTATGGATTGCGCGATACGGCGGCTCTGCTCGACCAGCGCTTGACCTTGTTGTGGCTGGGTTCGCGCACCGCGCCGCCGCGTCATAAGACTTTGCAGGCAACGCTGGACTGGAGCTACCGGTTGCTTTCCAGCGTCGAGCGGCTGGTACTTCGCCGGCTGGCCGTGTTCGTCGGACATTTCACGCTGGACGCAATGCTCGCGGTGGTCACAAGCGTCAACGTCGACCAGACCGCCGTCCTTGGCGCGATCGACAGCCTCATTGCCAAGTCGATGGTTACGACCCGCCCGATCGGAGCCATGATGCGCTATCGGCTGCTTGATACGACGCGCACTTACATTCTCGGGACGGAAATCACCGATCCGGAGGTTGCCGATCTGGCCGTGCGCCACGCAAACTACTTTCGGCGCTGGTCGGAGCAGGCGGGAAGGGAATGGGCAGCGTTGTCGAGCGGCGCTGAAAGGGAGGCGCACCTTGCCGACCTCAACAATGTCCGGGCGGCGTTGGAATGGTGTTTTGGCGAGGGCGGCGATCCCGAAATCGGGATCAAGCTGGCGGCAGCCGCAGCGCCTGTCCTTTTGGCGATGTCGCTGTTGTCCGAATGCTATCGCTGGTCGCAGCACGCAATCGTCGCGCTGGAAGGCAGGACCCGCGGCGAACCGGAGGAGATGCAGCTCCAGGCAAACCTCGGGGTTGCGTCAATGCACATGAACGGGCCGAGCGACGCAGCGCGTGCGGCGTTGGACCGAAGCCTCGCGATTGCGGAGGCAGGCGGCAACGTGCTCAGCCAAGTTGGAATTCTCGGCACGCTGTCGATGTTCTGCACGCGCGACGGCGAATTCAAGACTGCGCTGGATCATGCAAGGCGCGCGCGGACGGTTGCCGGGGCCGCCGAGGACCCTCACGCGATGGCCCTGGCCCAATCGGCCGTGGGCAGGGCGCTCCACTTCATCGGTGAGCACGGCAGCGCCCGGTCGGAGCTCGAGGCTGCGCTCCAGCATTGGTCGCACGCCCAGCGGGCCTATCTTGGGTTCGATGACCGTATCCTGGTTGGCCTCGGCCTTGCGCGGGGCCTATGGGTGCAGGGGCATCCCACCAAGGCCGCGGTCCGCGCGCGCGAGACAATCAAAGACGCGGAATCCAGCACCAATCCCGCATCGCTTGCTGTCGCTCTTGCCTGGGCTCCGGACGTATTCGTCTGGAACGGCGATCTCGCAAGCGCCGAAGCACATGCTGACCGCCTGGTGGCGCATGCCCGGTCCCATTCCCTGGGCCCCTATCTTCATGTTGGCTACGGGTACAAAGGCATCCTCGCGATCCGTCGTGGCGATGCAAGGGGCGGCGTCGACACACTTCGCGGTTGCCTGAAGCACTGCCACGCGATGCACTACGAGGTGCGCAACACGGAGTTCAACATTCTCCTGGCGCAAGGGCTCCTCGCAATCGAACAGGTCGGCGAAGCCATAAGATTGGTCGACGACACGATCAGCCGGGCCGAGGAGAATGGAGATCTCTTCTTCATGCCAGAAGCGTTGCGTGTCAGGGGATGCGCCGTCCTGGCTATGCCGACCCGGGTTGACGATGCGGAACGCTGGTTCAAGCAGTCGCTCGAATTGAGCCGTCGCCAAGGCGCGCCCGCCTGGGAGTTACGCACCGCAATCGATCTGGCTGCGCTGTTGGCGGGTCGAGGGCAACCTGACGATGCCTGCGGGCTGTTAAGGCCCGTGTTCGAGCAATTCACGGAAGGCCTGGAGACGGCAGATCTGGCAGCTGCCGGCCGCCTGTTGGCGTCCCTGGTCGGCAGGACGAACTCGTGA
- a CDS encoding helix-turn-helix transcriptional regulator produces MNKTILHDPLAALFSPAAHPRDVPVPELRPADVEMARVLKTAPIRMASDPLGGAIAHWKHGALHDVVEPMANHVVMTYPCGVQRLERRAGKSVAIGTARSGVVTIIPAGSSARWDIAGDINVVQLYLPHTTLDRVAREARAAAPGDLMERTGHPDPITSRLLLSAADALDGNAALDALFRHQLTDLLATRILAAHVGSPTAIQALIGGLSPTALRRAIDRLRSESDSDVSLAMLASDAGLSRFHFCRAFKESTGLSPHAWLRQYRLEQAMNMLRDTDDSVVSIAAALGYASQTAFAAAFRKLAGVTPSDWRRRLR; encoded by the coding sequence ATGAACAAAACCATCTTGCACGATCCCTTGGCGGCTCTGTTCTCGCCGGCGGCGCACCCGAGGGACGTTCCGGTTCCCGAGCTCCGCCCGGCCGATGTGGAGATGGCGCGGGTCCTCAAGACCGCGCCAATTCGTATGGCCTCCGATCCGTTGGGCGGCGCCATCGCCCATTGGAAACATGGCGCGCTACATGACGTCGTTGAACCCATGGCCAATCATGTCGTCATGACTTACCCGTGCGGCGTGCAGCGACTTGAGCGGCGCGCCGGCAAGTCGGTCGCGATCGGAACGGCCCGTTCCGGCGTGGTGACGATCATTCCGGCAGGCTCAAGCGCCCGATGGGACATTGCCGGGGACATCAATGTCGTTCAGCTCTACCTCCCCCACACGACGCTCGATCGTGTTGCCCGGGAAGCCCGCGCGGCTGCACCTGGCGACCTCATGGAGCGAACGGGGCATCCCGATCCCATCACATCCCGCCTGCTGCTGAGTGCAGCGGATGCACTGGACGGCAATGCGGCCCTGGATGCCTTGTTCAGACATCAACTGACAGATCTCCTGGCCACCCGCATCTTGGCCGCGCACGTCGGTTCGCCTACCGCGATCCAGGCACTGATCGGCGGGCTGTCGCCAACAGCCCTCCGCCGCGCGATCGATCGCCTGCGCTCGGAGAGCGATTCCGATGTCTCTCTCGCGATGCTTGCTTCGGATGCCGGCCTGTCACGCTTCCATTTCTGTCGTGCCTTCAAGGAAAGCACAGGGCTCTCGCCGCATGCCTGGCTCCGCCAGTACCGACTCGAGCAAGCCATGAACATGCTGCGCGATACTGACGATTCGGTCGTCTCGATCGCAGCGGCGCTCGGGTACGCCTCCCAAACCGCCTTTGCCGCGGCGTTCAGAAAACTCGCCGGCGTGACACCGAGCGACTGGCGGCGACGTCTCCGTTAA
- a CDS encoding MFS transporter has product MPLLQVLRPTLPILIGASIMLTLSMGLRQSLGIFMQPLTHDIHISISDFTLALAVQNLAWGFLQPLAGAMTVRYGFRPIMIVGSLMYIAGLILMATAGGLVSIMIGAGVLIGTSLACTAAAIAMSVAARAVPETVRSTVLGIVSGAGSLGALLSAPIGQLLNEGFGWRIGLAGFVIMSVLMIPAAWYAGRVDKVPLPKPAADDIGDATAASVATAAFGNASFAVMTCAYLVCGMQLVFLTTHLPSYLAICGLDPMLSAQTLGMIGGFNVLGSLFFGWAGQRWNKLALLGGIYILRSLALAWYFMLPATSFSTLLFGAIMGFLWMGVGPLVAGAVAEMFGLRWQAMIQGLAFMSHQIGSFLGAYGGGVLYDALGSYTMAWRIGVALGLAGGIVQVAFALIRPSQPPVLRTA; this is encoded by the coding sequence ATGCCCCTGTTGCAGGTCCTGCGGCCGACATTGCCCATCCTGATCGGCGCCTCGATCATGCTGACTCTGAGCATGGGGTTGCGGCAGAGCCTCGGCATCTTCATGCAGCCGCTGACTCACGACATCCACATTTCGATCTCGGATTTCACGCTGGCGCTCGCCGTGCAGAACCTCGCCTGGGGCTTTCTCCAGCCGCTCGCCGGCGCGATGACGGTGCGCTACGGCTTCCGCCCGATCATGATCGTCGGCTCGCTGATGTACATCGCAGGCCTCATTCTGATGGCGACCGCGGGCGGGCTCGTCAGCATCATGATCGGCGCCGGCGTGCTGATCGGCACCTCGCTCGCCTGCACCGCGGCGGCGATCGCGATGTCGGTGGCCGCGCGCGCTGTGCCCGAGACCGTCCGGTCCACCGTGCTCGGCATCGTCTCCGGCGCGGGCTCGCTCGGCGCGCTGCTGTCCGCGCCGATCGGGCAGTTGCTCAACGAAGGCTTTGGCTGGCGCATCGGGCTCGCCGGCTTCGTCATCATGTCGGTGCTGATGATCCCTGCGGCCTGGTATGCGGGGCGTGTCGACAAGGTCCCGCTGCCGAAGCCGGCCGCCGACGATATCGGCGACGCCACGGCCGCATCGGTGGCGACGGCCGCGTTCGGCAACGCCTCCTTCGCGGTGATGACCTGCGCCTATCTCGTCTGCGGCATGCAGCTCGTGTTTCTCACGACGCACCTGCCGTCCTACCTCGCGATCTGCGGCCTCGATCCGATGCTGAGCGCGCAGACGCTCGGCATGATCGGCGGCTTCAACGTGCTGGGCTCGCTGTTCTTCGGCTGGGCCGGCCAGCGCTGGAATAAGCTCGCGCTGTTAGGGGGCATCTACATCCTGCGCTCGCTGGCGCTCGCCTGGTACTTCATGCTGCCGGCGACGTCGTTCTCGACGCTGCTGTTCGGCGCCATCATGGGCTTCCTGTGGATGGGTGTAGGGCCGCTGGTGGCAGGCGCGGTCGCCGAGATGTTCGGCCTGCGCTGGCAGGCGATGATCCAGGGCCTCGCCTTCATGAGCCACCAGATCGGCAGCTTCCTCGGCGCCTACGGCGGAGGGGTGCTCTACGACGCGCTCGGCTCCTACACCATGGCCTGGCGCATCGGCGTCGCGCTCGGTCTTGCCGGCGGCATCGTGCAGGTGGCGTTCGCGCTGATCCGGCCGTCGCAGCCGCCGGTGCTGCGGACGGCGTAG
- a CDS encoding TetR/AcrR family transcriptional regulator: MAPPTTPQTMKERILETADKLFYLQGIRAIGVDTIAAEIGISKRTLYNHFPSKDALIAAYLERRFVAPRPSDKPPAEQILATFDSLERRFAAKDFRGCPFVNAVAELGPKDRAVRKIAVAFKESRRVWFRERLNELGVANADALATQLVLLVDGSIAQDLVRDDPAMARAAKEAAKVLLRNAGVDVGERKRAK; encoded by the coding sequence ATGGCTCCCCCGACGACCCCACAGACGATGAAGGAGCGGATCCTCGAGACCGCCGACAAGCTGTTCTATCTGCAAGGCATTCGCGCCATCGGCGTCGACACCATCGCGGCCGAGATCGGCATCTCCAAGCGCACGCTGTACAACCACTTCCCCTCCAAGGACGCGCTGATCGCGGCTTACCTCGAGCGCCGTTTCGTAGCTCCGCGCCCCTCCGACAAGCCGCCGGCCGAGCAGATCCTCGCCACCTTCGATTCGCTGGAGCGCCGTTTTGCGGCGAAGGATTTTCGCGGCTGCCCGTTCGTGAATGCGGTGGCCGAGCTCGGCCCAAAGGACCGCGCGGTGAGGAAGATCGCGGTCGCCTTCAAGGAAAGCCGCCGCGTCTGGTTTCGCGAGCGGCTCAACGAACTCGGCGTTGCGAATGCGGACGCGCTCGCCACGCAGCTCGTGCTGCTGGTCGACGGCTCGATCGCCCAGGACCTCGTCCGCGACGACCCCGCGATGGCGCGCGCCGCGAAGGAAGCGGCGAAGGTGCTGCTGCGGAATGCGGGGGTGGATGTGGGGGAGCGCAAGCGCGCGAAATAG